In Paraglaciecola sp. T6c, the sequence AATACTTGGTAGTAGCCGTATACGAGAGCTTTACTATGCAATATTAAAAGGAGATTCAGGTTACGCGGTCAGACGCTCATTTGGGGTAGGAAACGAAATTGCTCGTTCGATTGAATTGCTGTCTTCTAATCTAAACGAGTCTGTAACAATCGAAAACCTAGCGCATCAAGTCGGTATGAGTCGCGCGGTGTTTCATCGTAAATTCAAACAAGCAACGAGTATGTCACCTATCCAATTCGTTAAATCTATGAGGCTGAACAACGCTGCCATGAAAATTGCTGAAGGGAGAAATGTTAATGTCGCCGCCATGGAAGTCGGCTATGTCAGTTCATCGCAATTCAGTCGAGATTTTAAAAGAATGTACGGTCAAGCTCCAAAGCAATGGAGCCAAACAATAGAAAGAAAAAACAACAGGGTTTGAGCGTCGAATAAAATAATTTCATTCCCACGGTTTACTCTGAACGATTCAACTATGTCAATAAACTGGAAAAATTGAAGAAAGTCTCAAAATAGTGCCAATATGTAGACCATTTTCCATCTATCTTTCTTTTCTTTTAGCTGCCCTACTATTACGGTAGATACCCACATTGACCGTGTCAGTAACCTGACTAAATTTGCGATAAGAAAAAATGTTGATTTGGTTGAGAAAAAGCTGCATAAAGTCGTACCCGCTGAATTTAAAGTCGACGTGCACCACTGGCTAATACTCCACGGACGTTACACTTGCATCGCTCGTAAACCACGTTGCGGAAGCTGTATAGTGGAAGATTTATGTGAGTTTAAAGATAAAACTTCAGACGAATGATCTCCTTAGTTTTAACGTGAGAAGGAACAAACAATGGACGGCACTAAACGTGCGAACGTAAAAATAGGGGCTGAGGTGTCAGTTGTGCTAAAAGAGCATCAGCGCTCTGGTGAATTAACACAGGGGACCGTTGCAAGGCTTCTGACTAACTCCCCTAACCACCCCCATGGTATTAAAGTGAGGCTCGAAGACGGTCAAGTGGGCCGGGTTAAGGTTATTCACAATTAAACTATCACTGCAAAGAAGTACCTCCTTAAAGGGCCTATCTTTTAGCTTACTTGAGGATGAATAGCGACTGCTAATGTTTGATTTATTCTCTTA encodes:
- a CDS encoding YwbE family protein — encoded protein: MDGTKRANVKIGAEVSVVLKEHQRSGELTQGTVARLLTNSPNHPHGIKVRLEDGQVGRVKVIHN